In Streptococcus mitis, the DNA window GTTTAAAACCGAGTTTTTCAAAAATATGTTGCATGGCCTTGTTTGCAACGTGCGTATCTGAGCGAAAATCTAGATAGTCAAAACCTTCAATCAAGCCCTCTAAAAAAGTTTGAGCAACTCCCTGTCCCTGGACATCTGCTGCCACAGCAATACGGTGAAAGACTAGGTACTCTGACTCTCCAGCTTGCCATTTTCCTTCATAAATGGCTTCATAGGCTGCCTCTGGACTCTTGGTCACAGCAGCATAGGCTAGCAGTTCTCCCTCTCCCAAGGCAACATAAGCTTGACCTGAGATAATATCATCGATAATAATGTCCGCATTTGGATAGCCATTTTGCCACTGGTCACTACCAGCATCTGCTAAACATTTTTTAGCATCCTCAATTACCTGCATAATGGCATCTACTTCATTTGGAAAAGCTAAACGAATCTCCATCTTTTCTCCTCATTTCTGACTAGTTTCTCCCATCATAGCATAATTTAAGCCTTTTCACAAGCAGTTAAAACTTGACTGTTTGTTTTTATTATTTTATAATCTAGTTATTAAAACTAGATAAAAAGGAGTTTAAAATGAAAACTGCTTT includes these proteins:
- a CDS encoding GNAT family N-acetyltransferase, which encodes MEIRLAFPNEVDAIMQVIEDAKKCLADAGSDQWQNGYPNADIIIDDIISGQAYVALGEGELLAYAAVTKSPEAAYEAIYEGKWQAGESEYLVFHRIAVAADVQGQGVAQTFLEGLIEGFDYLDFRSDTHVANKAMQHIFEKLGFKQVGKVPVDGERLAYQKLKK